The DNA segment ATAAGTGACAAAACTGtttgttaaaacatttgataaagtTTATGTAGCTTTTTGCTCTTTTGTATTTACAAAAGCCTAGGAGACTTAAAAACACAGTGACAAGCACTTCTGAGATGTctgaataaatacatttaattcaAAGAGGAAATCGTTTGTTAAGAAATGTAGCTACTTATGATGTGTAACatgcaaagttattttttttgcagataATCATTTACTTGTGACCATAGAATGTGAATCAGAATATATGATTTGAATAACAAAGATACATGATGTAATCTCTATTGTATTACTCTAGATTTGTTTTACTTCTGTAACAGTGGATTCAGTAATATTCATTGAATAACaatttcatggattttgtgTGTTCAAATCTAAATGTGCAACGAATTAAAAATTGTCTAAAGACTTTGCCAAAACTATGAAATCACATATccatgaatatgcaagttttcctgaaaccatgaaaattggtacctacaaaaacaaatgaatccacagtattcacTCTCAAATTTTTATCCTTATAAACACAGGTGATAAATTAAGTTCAACAAGAAAGAACAGGACAATGATTCAAAAGTGGAATTTTCGAAGTTGATCACAATTACTGGTATACGTTCAAAATTTCTTTGACAAAATTAATTACTCAAATTCATGTTTTGCATGTTGAAATTTTACTTGCATACATGATGTTGTGTTTAAGGGAATCTGTAATGAACAAGAACTCTAAAATTAAGTATCTAGTTcctttttacatatttcaggTCATTTTCTACTCACAAATTTGTTGTTGGACAAATTAAAGAGGTGTGCTCCTAGTAGGATTGTAAATATAACCGCTATATCACagaaaaaagggaaaataaacTTTGAAGATTTAAATAGTGATACAAATTATGATGCTGGAAAAGCTTATGATCAGAGTCAACTTGGAATTATGttatttacaaaagaattaGCTAAAAGGTTGGAtggtaagttttaaaaaaacaaatcttttatcAATGCACttgcttcatatttttttttacatgatataaaaaagaagatgtgttatgattgccaatgaaacaactgtcgacaggagaccaaaatgacacagacattaacaaccataggtcactgtattgacttcaacaatgagcaaagcccatgctgcatagtcagctttaaaaggccccaatataacaatgtaaaacaattcaaacgagaaaactaaccgccttatttatataaataaaatgaacgaaaaacaaatatgtaacacataaacaaacaacaaccactgaattacaggctcctgacttgggacaggcacatacataaataatgtgttaGTTCATATTTGAAGATGCACTATTAAAATGAGAGAAAGGATTTCTGTGACTCagtaaaactttaaaacatgaTGCAGtggttaatatataaaaatcatttatgataaaaacCAATACCGGCCGGGGGTATTCCAAAGAAAATGTTCAACATCACTTATGCATGCCACTTCAGGCAATATAAATTATGGTAGGGGATTAAAATCAGCTCTGGTCATTTGCCCAAAAAAAAGAGTTAGACAGCTTTTTGTCAAAGGTTAATACTGCACTATCCTCCTTTATTGTATTAAACTGaccataattgttttgtacaaatgtatagaaCGGAGAATTAAAAATGATCACATCAAAATGACAGCaattcaacaaattacaaaaaccaGAAAGACGTCAGATCTACATGTGGTCACcaactatgaaaaaaaaaatatacctgtaTCATATCACCCAAATTAACCGAATGTTGGAACAAAAGgtcaaaaacattgataatacttttttattaaagtttattaACAAAATGTTCATGCATAAACATGATGGCAGATTGAAAGAAAGAAGTTGTTTATTTGATGGTTGGGTAATTCAAGACgaaataaatttgtttctttACTTGGCAAACAAATTTTGTTGGTATGATAACAATGCAGTGAACCAcaagtaaataaattatttataaattttctgtccAATGTTAGGTTTCTTGAAGGTTCTTTATATAGCTGAAGTTGAACAGATATTAGTATTCAGTTGTGTATAAAGAATTGTTTAACAAAACCTTTGTGTATTATTCACTTACTATTGTAGATACTGGAGTAACTGTTAATGCTGCATATCCTGGAATCACAAAATCAGATCTAGGACGCCATCTTAGTGTTAACAAATCATATATTTctagtttttttatgaaaccaATTAATTATGTGGTGATGAGAACATTAGAAGAAGGTGCAGCTACACCAGTGTTTTGTGCTATTGGACATGACGTCAGAAATACAACTGGTAAACTTTTCTAGTAagtaaacttaaaaatattgagaaaaaaaataaagaaataaaaaaataatgtagtgttattgccaatgagacaactctccacaagagacacagacattaacaactataggtcacagtatggccttcaaaaatgagctaAGCCCATagcgcatagtcagctataaaaggccccgaactgacaatataaaataactcgaacaagaaaactaaaggcctaatttatgtacaaaaaatgaatgaaaaacaaatatgtaacacataaacaaacaacaaccactgaattacaggctcctgacttgggacaagccaTACAAAAAGAATAttgctgggttaaacatgttagagggatcccaaccctcctcctaacctgtgacagtggtgtaacagtataacataagaatgaactataaaaatcagttgaaaaaggcttaactcatcagatggataaaaatacaaatactacaaaCACAATTGGACTTGGCTGGGTACTTGAACATCCAAACAACAGAAAGACACTAAGTATAGATCTGAGAGTATtcacagttactgacagctagttcaaatcTACAAACAACTAAAAGAAAGTGCATATAAGacaaaattatcaatcagtacacttccaatggatttagtgtaaagatgtcataaacagtcagagaaaaacattaacttatgcaatgccaagatacaggtatcaaCAGATTGTAGATGTCTATATTAGGATTTATTTGGTGATGCTTTAGCAGCCAATTTCTGACAGTTCAAATCTTTTGATGTGAAATCTATTGATAGAATTCTACATACAATCTCCACCTACTAAGAGTTTCAGATTTATGTTGTTACCTAATGGCTGTTGGCACGATATTTCAATAACTTATTCAAAAGAATTCTTGCTCTCCATCTGCAAACATATTTACAGATGACAGtagaattttgtatttgcaaatCAAAACCCAATACCTCGATTTCAGTGATTTGATTCCATTTATTCTGTGACCAGTATGTATTTCCTTATTCCCTTGTGGTAAGGATCAAGTATATTCCATGTAAAAGTCAAAGGTCAATACACCCAGTGACCtgatatttttatgataaaaattgaATGAGTCTCCCCTTAATCAAAGGAGGTATTGTTTGtgatacttttttcttcttcctggTTATTCTGGTTCTCATACTTGTCTGTCttggctaaaaaaaaatcatttgacatTGCAATCTGATATTTGGCACGAACTGTATTACCATAAGGCCATGTGTTCCATATCATCATGACATTCATGTGACCTTTTTTTACTCATCCATtcccaaaacatataaattcaaGACCATTTCATTGTGCTTTAGTGCGCTTCTCCATTTGGGGTCATTGCCCATCCCCATTGTATAATTAACCATCAAATTTATGGTATCAACATTTTCAAATGCTACCTGACCACTCATATAATAGGACCTCTGACCATATACACTTGttccaaatttgtttttcagacTGATATTGATTTCAAAGTTGCTTAAAAGTGACCTGGTAACCAACCGAAGGCCATTCTTAAACATCAAATTCTGGCATAAGAAAATAGTCCACCTGCATATGCTTTTTCCTTCATTTCATTGGTTGATAAATATCTTGAGAGCTCAGAGatgataatttttattcatCTAATGTTTTTTCTTACAGTAATATGCAAGAAAAGGAAGTTACAGGAGAtgcaaataatgaaaatatagcAAAGAGACTCTGGTTGACAAGTGAAAAGTGGACCAGATTAACAGATTGAAATATCTATGTTAAGATAATTAATAAATgatctgtaaatataaattataaatgcaaTGTGTACATACTTGATTGTGGCAATAGAAATCAACTTTTAAGAGTTTATGTTTACTATAAGGTACAGGAAATGACTGTTGGAGTTTCAATATAGTTTTTAGCTCTCCTGGCCCATCACTGTCGTCTGTCGTTGTCCATCATTGTcatctgttaacttttacaaaaatcttctcctctgaaactatttgGCCAAAATAAAACTGAACTTGGCCTAAATCATCCTTGGTATAATTAGTTTAGAATACTTATCCCATGACATTGCCCATGAACTGAGATGGCTTTTATGACTAAAATTTAACATATAGGGAAACAATGCACTTTTTGGAGATTTTTCTTATGAATTCTTGTCTTGTTGTCAACGTTGGAgcgtgtcctttgttgaatatgcacatagacctgACCAAGGTGAGAGAGTCAGACATAGGCTCTTGATAGCctctttttttcatgttttacagAAACCATTAGCTAGAGTGAAACTTTTATtagcaaacatgtttaacagtTAAATCAAGTCTACAAGTAAAGGCAACATGGATGGAATTTGTCAACTAGCTACTTTTTGGAGTTATTGTACTGAACAACTAGTTTTACCTATTTTATGGTTGTTTTGCAAAATCAAAGATGAATAGATAGCAACAGTATATAGCAATAGTGTTCAGCACAAAGGAGagacaaaaaataccaaactcattagtcgaaaataaattaacaacatCATTggaaacaaagaaaaagaactAGTCAGAGATAAACAACAgaatacaaaacacaatttaGAAGATCATAGAAACTAAAtactgagcaacatgaaccctTAACAAATCTGTTGGTGAGTACAGGTGCTCCTGAGGGGTTGGCGGATCCTGCTCCACACATGTCATTCAGTAAGTCAGAAATAGTCAACTGACTCCTAATACAAGTTACGTCCCCTGTGGTGACATTTATAGATTATTTTGCATTGATCAATAAATTAATAGTCTGGAGTTgaagaaaaactgtaataaacagctgcgtcatgagcgcatgatacgcccaacgtcttgtgtggaagttttatgcaatagtCATAAATGGTtctaaagttttaagcaataaccattttttgtttttgagacacaGCGGGACATGTGACCCCCACTTACCCTGGGTTTTTTAACaacaaactaaatatcactaaaataaaattttgaatcaaactagaaagtatacagatctttagattaatatacaaagaagtgtgtacagtttcaagcaataatcataaattgttattgAAATACAGAGtgacatgtaaaacaaaactcccctttttttacaaaatactcaataactcaaaaatagaaatttgaGTCATTACctaaaagtatacagatctttagattaatgtGACAAAGATGTGTGAAAAGTTTTAAGCAActatcataaatcgtttttgagatatggcatgacatgtataaaaaaaactccccattttttacaaaataatcaataactaaaaaataaaatgttgaatcatcaccaaaaagtatacagatcttaagattaatataacaaagaagagTGTTAAGTTTAAGCAATAATCagaaatcgtttttgagatacagcgcgacatttaaaaaaaaaactcccccttttttacaaaatactcattaactcaaaaatgaaactTTGAATAATCACCAacaagtatacagatattaagattactataactaagaagtgtgtaaagttttaagcaataatcaagaatcgtttttgagatacagtgccacatgtgaacaaaaaaacacacggttttagttacaaagtgctgtaactcaaaaagtataaatattttttttcaccaaaaagtatacagatcatttgactatcataagaaacaactatatcaagtttcatgaaatttggataagttgttctcaagttacggtgcgacatatttacgccggacagacagacggacagacggagaGACACCGAACATTCGTTTACCATAATAcctcccgtcaaaattttgactagTGATGTACACTACTAGTTATAAGATTTAATgatattattcttttttcttttttttaaactttataaatcaACCACAACTGATActaaaagaagaaaagaaaattatcatattttatacCAAGTGAGTGATTCACAATCATTGGAACATcttgtttgtcatatatttgCAAGTGCCCAGGGGcagatgcaggaattttcgaaagggggggtgctaacccagggcaaagggggggtgcaaaacatatgtcccgatacaaatgcattgatcggcaaaaataaaggggggggggggtgcgcacccccggaaccccccctctggatccgccactgaagtGCTGtgtttcttatacatgtatatcattgtGACAAATTGAATTGACCttttacaaatccttggttaattttaacagaattcaccataaaaaaatattaaacacaaTTAAAGAAACATTTCTTGAAGAATAAGGGGGTTGATATCACAAATGCTGAGTCCAAAATGCGTTTGAAAGcacaacaaaataaatacacacAGACTGGGACTATTATACCAGTGAAAATGAATTAGATATAAACCAGAAGTCCATTACTATAAACTAGtaatttacttttgatattaCAGATTATTTGAACACTAAAAGCAGCGTTTTGTATAGTAtgtcttactatacaaatactTGTTAAaagttacccccccccccccccccccaaaaaaaaaatatgagaaaaaaggAGGGTCCATCCCACCAGCTCCTGTGCCTTAAAAAAGTTCTGAAccaatattacaaaataattccctaaaaaaaaaacacaaaaaaaaggggtATACATATAAATGATCCGTAAAAAATTTGCATGTTCGTTTGGCGTGACTTTTCGTATTACCCACTATATTTCAAGCGTcttaaagatatattttgtgCAGCAGTGCGCTTATTCGTATGACATTTGACTTTTAATTAGATGCGCATATATGATTAGTTGAAATTTTGACCAATGAAATATCGGCATACAGGTAACGTAGGTACAGCGGGGAAGGAAGAACGGAGATAGAAGGAAAGAAGGTCCTTGGCATTTGCGAGGGATCTCAATTATGTTCTACAAAGTCAGGTTAAAGATATATTCCgaagaagaaaaacattcatATATCCTCTCCATCAAGACGTAGATTTATCCTTTGCCTTTGGTGAGTAACTAACATTATTTAGCATTTTGATGCTTCGTACTTTCTCAGGGGTCATTGATCTCTTCGAAGAAAGCAAACAAAGTTATTTATCGTCGTATACGTTGTAGCACTATAAGAATTATTAAGAGGAACGTAAATACTTAAACTGATAGTAAAaattttttctgtgttttcattttaaaacgtTAAACAAGAGTATCGTATAAATCATCAGTGTTGAGATCAAATCGAGGCTCAGCTTTTCCAAGATGGAGATTTTATGGTcctaataaattattatttggtcatgttttttgttagttttgCCTGTTTTGTGACAAATTACTCAAGGAGTAAAACGAAATGATCATAACTTTCGTAATTGACTATACACTTTCTTTTTGAATCGCATTACTCAGCATTGTATGTATATTTGTGTACTTGGCAACAGGAAGTGGttctataaatagaataaaatttcTGGAAATTGAACTTTGTTGTCTATTTGGAAAATCCCATTTACTTAGAAAGCTGAATGGAGAGCTCAAAACTAATTTGGTGAATGAATCTATTACCGTTAAGGTACAACTTCATAGTCAAAGGTATTCTCAAagatatttaattacaattttcattccaaaaacaaattattttaacatcATTTCATACTGAAGtgcaatgttttttattttctgtattgAAAAAGGGCAGAAAGATTTACCATATccaaatagaaatacatattatttaacataaacatgaatAATTATACTTTCATGGTTGTCtaaatttgtcataaaatttcaattaaaatataaacgTATCTAAGATTGAAGGGTCCAAGGATGTATTGTGGAACTGACAATATAAACAGTTCAGTGGAAATAAATTCCCTTCACCAAAATCTTTTCAGCAGGAAAAAtcaatgtcatgttttctttgatcttttttcaATGTGTCTTGATCAAAACACCAGTTgttatatgaattattttaatcaaagttattattgttatttcagacttaaaaaaataaattcaacatgggactgaaaagaaaatttgatgAACCTGCAGAAACTGGAGTTTTTCAGAGACAGTCGATACTAGATATTTCAATGTTCAAACTGCAATCAAGTCCTGTGAAAAGAGTTGAACCTTCACTTCTTAGATCTGTCCTCATTCTCAACACACTAAAACACATTGAAGTTGAACTTCAAAAAGATGGAGTGCAGTCCAGTTTACCAGACAGTGCTTCTTTTTCACTAGATGACAATTCTGACATTTCAATGGACATTTTACCAGATTTACATGCAACCCATGATCATATATTGCAAAATGACACAAATGTGCTAAATACATCGAAAGCAACCACTAGTCCACTACCACCAATAGAAACTTTTGTAGAATTGTCTAACGTTTCTTGTACAGAACCAAATGCATTGAAACCACATGATGAAAGAACAAGGTGTGATAAAAGTGACTTTTTCCAATCTCATCACTTTCATTCAGCATCACCAACTAGAGTGGAAGACATGTTAGCAGATTTAGATTTCTCACAGACAGATTTTGACATATTCTCAACTCTTGCGTCAAGCATGAAATTGACACCTCTTAGTGCTGAAGAAGTTATTCACTCGTTCCCGGTGCACTCAAATGTCATCTCAGAAAGTTATGCATCTTTGTTCAATGCCTCTGTAAACAATTCTACATGTAAGGGTGAAGTTCTTCCagaagaaattgaaaatataatgcaAATTCTTGTAGGGACATGACACAAAAACATTTGTAGACCATATCTGTAGTGTGTCATTGTTCACAGTGGTGCCGGTAGTGGTTGTGAATCACATCCATGCCATATTGTGCAATTCtcatattaatttaaaatcattatgACATGTTATGTATAGACTGTtgagattttatattttgttgtttttgaaacattattagAAGGCATCAGAGTACTGCCATATAAAGACACATCTTAATTGTGCCTAAAATTCAAACCAGTTTATAAAACATTCCAAACCcgtttgtattttttatgtacTACTGTTAGATTTATATATGTGCAAGTATGATGCATTAAGTTGTTCTTGCTGAGAAGTGTAAAATAATCTTCTTTTCATAATTGTGTACATGTGATTATAAATGAAAGAAGTAGTGCTTATTAAAGCCTTACTCAGTGCTCATGTCTTGCTGTTACATTAACAATCCAACAACATTTAAAGTTGAGATTGAAGTTTTAATCTAgacaaaatatcacaaaaattgttatatttataagcTTAATTGTGCATATTTACATGGCACATGAAGTTTTGTTCAAACTAAGCTATTGCATACTTCAGTAAGTTAAATGTAGATGACACATGTTTATATGATGTTTTAAAGTACATTACAGTTAACTGTTTGTACATGTTGTGTCTTTGAAATGGAAGTTAGGTATATGCAATATCTATTTTGAAAGTGCTGGGATGACGAAAAGAGTTTGAGATTTGATAATGATAATTTGAATTTAACTTGTAAACATTAATATATGCTTAATGAACAAATGAattgatttgacatttttgagTTAATTTGTAGAACCTTCAAAGAAGGCAGTATTAAGATAAAGGAAAACATTTCCAAAGACTGAAAAGTACAAGGGTCATGCAAAATTAATGGTACATGTATGCATAGTTTTATTCTACTTGTAATTCTGAacataaaagatatatttgtaaatctggaatatttaaagatacaatttgtaatcaaattttaattgatttattccTCTTTATAAT comes from the Mytilus trossulus isolate FHL-02 chromosome 3, PNRI_Mtr1.1.1.hap1, whole genome shotgun sequence genome and includes:
- the LOC134711696 gene encoding retinol dehydrogenase 13-like encodes the protein MSSFSSKAITYSFAIGAIGGMVIILKRKAHGITFNGDERIHGRTVIVTGANCGIGYQTAGMLAARGGKVIMACRDMKKCEDAKEEIIKNTWNKKVFCKHLDLASLDSIKEFAEDFNKNESRLDILINNAGIMRCPKQITKDGIEMQLGVNYLGHFLLTNLLLDKLKRCAPSRIVNITAISQKKGKINFEDLNSDTNYDAGKAYDQSQLGIMLFTKELAKRLDDTGVTVNAAYPGITKSDLGRHLSVNKSYISSFFMKPINYVVMRTLEEGAATPVFCAIGHDVRNTTGKLFYNMQEKEVTGDANNENIAKRLWLTSEKWTRLTD
- the LOC134711697 gene encoding uncharacterized protein LOC134711697, with amino-acid sequence MGLKRKFDEPAETGVFQRQSILDISMFKLQSSPVKRVEPSLLRSVLILNTLKHIEVELQKDGVQSSLPDSASFSLDDNSDISMDILPDLHATHDHILQNDTNVLNTSKATTSPLPPIETFVELSNVSCTEPNALKPHDERTRCDKSDFFQSHHFHSASPTRVEDMLADLDFSQTDFDIFSTLASSMKLTPLSAEEVIHSFPVHSNVISESYASLFNASVNNSTCKGEVLPEEIENIMQILVGT